In Solibacillus isronensis, the following are encoded in one genomic region:
- a CDS encoding methionine ABC transporter ATP-binding protein encodes MIDIQNITKVYNTKNGKLTAVDNVSLSINKGEIYGIIGYSGAGKSTMIRLLNGLEKPTTGSVIVGGQDIAKASGAKLREARQKISMIFQHFNLLWSRTVEENIAFPLEIAGVSKADREKRVEELIELVGLKGRGKAYPSQLSGGQKQRVGIARALANNPEVLLCDEATSALDPETTDSILELLLDINKNIGLTIVLITHEMHVIRKICNRVAVMEAGKVVEQGDVLQVFQHPQAPITKNFVSQASGETQETQASLEQILANYPEGKIAKLTFAAATTEQPVISQMIKQFDVVVNIVHGKISNTTGGSFGTLFIHIDGEPKAVAEALSFLAKQEIQAEVIEHV; translated from the coding sequence ATGATTGATATACAAAATATTACAAAAGTGTATAACACGAAAAACGGTAAACTTACAGCAGTTGATAATGTAAGCCTATCGATTAACAAAGGTGAAATATACGGAATTATCGGCTACAGTGGTGCCGGTAAAAGTACGATGATCCGCCTGCTGAACGGTTTGGAAAAGCCAACAACAGGTTCTGTCATTGTAGGCGGCCAGGATATTGCAAAAGCTTCCGGGGCAAAATTACGAGAAGCACGCCAAAAAATAAGTATGATTTTCCAGCACTTCAATCTGCTCTGGTCACGTACAGTTGAAGAAAACATTGCATTTCCACTTGAAATTGCAGGCGTTTCAAAAGCTGATCGTGAAAAGCGAGTAGAAGAGCTGATTGAACTCGTAGGTTTAAAAGGAAGAGGGAAAGCGTATCCTTCACAATTGTCAGGCGGTCAAAAGCAGCGTGTCGGCATTGCACGAGCGTTGGCGAACAACCCGGAAGTACTTTTATGTGATGAAGCGACTTCAGCGCTTGATCCGGAAACAACGGATTCAATTTTGGAATTACTGCTCGATATTAATAAAAACATCGGACTTACAATTGTACTCATTACACATGAAATGCATGTTATTCGCAAAATCTGTAACAGAGTAGCGGTAATGGAAGCCGGTAAAGTAGTGGAACAGGGAGATGTATTGCAAGTGTTCCAGCATCCTCAAGCACCAATTACGAAAAACTTCGTATCACAGGCTTCTGGTGAAACACAGGAAACGCAAGCATCACTGGAACAGATTTTAGCCAATTATCCAGAAGGCAAAATCGCTAAATTAACATTTGCAGCGGCAACGACAGAACAGCCTGTCATCTCACAAATGATTAAGCAATTTGACGTAGTTGTTAATATAGTGCATGGCAAAATCTCAAATACAACGGGCGGTTCGTTTGGTACATTGTTTATTCATATCGATGGCGAGCCAAAAGCAGTCGCGGAAGCATTAAGCTTTTTAGCAAAGCAAGAAATTCAGGCGGAGGTGATTGAGCATGTTTAA
- the gltB gene encoding glutamate synthase large subunit, which produces MSFHQLPEAQGLYNPEFEHDACGIGMYANIKGIPSHQIVEKGLEMLCRLEHRAGRGGDGKTGDGAGLLVQIPHAFFQQNCTDLNLPEMGEYGVGQIFFTENENERLKIEQKMNELIEQENQQLIGWRTAPTNKENLSEIAKSTAPVVRQVFIRSNENDNKAFERKLYVIRKQLEHWATEQQFELYIPSLSSQTIVFKGLLSPEEVSEFYVDLQDENFVSALALVHSRYSTNTFPSWKRAHPNRYIIHNGEINTLRGNINWMRAREQQFVSEAFGDDLEKLLPIIDTTGSDSSMLDNAFEFFVLAGRSPAETAMMMIPEPWTENPRIDEDRKAFYQFHASLMEPWDGPTAICFTDGKQIGAILDRNGLRPGRLYVTKDDHVIFSSETGVVDYAEEDILYKDRLSPSRMLLIDLEQGKIISDAELKSEVAAEKPYAAWLEENMIKLEVKEEQLPEINDLTLRQKIHGYTFEDVQKYIVPLANDGKDPLGSMGNDTPLAVLSDRPQSLFNYFKQLFAQVTNPPIDSIREHVVTSTMTLLGAEGDLLQPNAQNARRLLLKTPVLTTAEYEQIVNNNEEHFEVAEISLKFTENLESELNRIKTEAEAAIFGGKTIIVLSDYMDDAKQLTMPVLLAASTIHQYLVRIGLRTKASIIVSSAEVREVHHFVALIGFGVDAIHPYLAYATIDEAIEKGHLSVPFEKAVQKFRKGAADGVVKVMSKMGISTVQSYRGAQVFEAVGISKEVIDEYFTGTASQIDGIDLKTIGEEARRRHEEAMQSVSEQLHSGSDFQWRADGEHHAFNPKTIHTLQWATRKNDFGLYRMYAEMANEERIGFLRNLFDFKKNERRIPMEEIESVDSIVKRFKSGAMSFGSLSKEAHETLAVAMNRLGARSNSGEGGEDPARFTIEPNGDNKRSAIKQIASGRFGVKSHYLVNADELQIKMAQGAKPGEGGQLPGNKVYPWVADVRGSTPGVGLISPPPHHDIYSIEDMAQLIHDLKNANRHARISVKLVAKAGVGTIAAGVAKGAADVIVISGYDGGTGASPKTSIKHTGLPWELGLAEAHQTLMLNGLRDRVTLETDGKLMTGKDVVMAALLGAEEFGFATAPLIVLGCVMMRACHLDTCPVGVATQNPELRAKFMGSADHVVNYMRFVAEEMREYMSILGFRTVEEMVGRTDVLQISDRTAKHWKASQLDLTALLHQIQGTRTKHHQQNHNIEGSFDLRELLPQVSKAIEGNERIELNYPIKNTDRVMGTIVGSEISRKYGEAGLPDNTINLTFTGHAGQSFGAFIPRGMSMRVVGDVNDYFGKGLSGGKVTAIAPIKGEQEKNVIAGNVCLYGATSGKAFINGRAGHRFGVRNSGAEIVVEGIGDHGCEYMTGGKIVILGDVGQNFGAGMSGGIGYILPSEEEKFKSQCNMEMIHFEKLTDKAEIESVRQLIIQHLEETDSSYALDVLAKWEQFVPKFVKVVPTDYKIMVDKIKNYTATGSTKDDAAMQAFTEVTTSQKKLVSTK; this is translated from the coding sequence ATGAGTTTTCATCAGTTACCAGAAGCACAAGGGTTATATAATCCTGAATTTGAACATGACGCATGCGGAATCGGCATGTATGCAAATATAAAAGGAATACCTTCACATCAGATTGTAGAAAAAGGATTGGAAATGTTATGTCGCTTAGAACACCGTGCAGGACGCGGCGGGGACGGCAAGACAGGTGATGGGGCAGGGCTGTTAGTTCAAATCCCACATGCTTTCTTTCAACAAAACTGTACGGATCTTAATTTACCTGAAATGGGTGAATATGGTGTTGGCCAAATTTTTTTCACAGAGAATGAAAACGAACGCCTAAAAATTGAACAAAAGATGAACGAATTAATTGAACAGGAAAATCAGCAACTGATTGGTTGGAGAACTGCTCCGACAAATAAGGAAAATTTAAGTGAGATTGCTAAATCGACTGCACCGGTAGTTCGCCAAGTATTTATTCGCTCAAACGAAAACGACAATAAGGCGTTCGAACGAAAATTGTATGTCATCCGCAAACAGCTCGAACATTGGGCTACGGAGCAACAATTCGAATTGTATATTCCAAGTCTTTCTAGTCAGACAATTGTTTTTAAAGGTTTGCTCTCACCAGAAGAGGTAAGTGAATTTTATGTGGATCTGCAGGACGAAAACTTTGTATCTGCATTGGCACTCGTGCATTCACGTTACTCAACGAATACATTCCCATCATGGAAACGGGCCCATCCGAACCGCTATATTATCCATAATGGGGAGATTAACACATTGCGCGGCAATATTAACTGGATGCGTGCACGTGAGCAACAGTTCGTATCTGAAGCGTTTGGGGATGACCTTGAAAAGTTATTACCGATTATTGATACAACGGGTTCAGATTCCTCGATGCTTGATAACGCCTTTGAATTTTTTGTATTAGCTGGACGTTCACCTGCAGAGACGGCGATGATGATGATTCCGGAGCCATGGACAGAAAACCCGCGCATTGATGAAGATCGTAAAGCGTTTTATCAATTTCATGCAAGCTTAATGGAGCCATGGGATGGACCGACTGCTATTTGTTTCACGGACGGCAAACAGATCGGGGCAATTCTGGACCGTAACGGTTTGCGGCCAGGAAGACTTTATGTGACAAAAGATGATCATGTTATTTTCTCGTCTGAAACTGGGGTAGTCGATTACGCTGAGGAAGACATTCTTTACAAAGACCGATTAAGCCCAAGCCGCATGCTGTTAATTGATTTAGAACAAGGAAAAATTATTTCGGATGCGGAGCTGAAATCCGAAGTAGCAGCAGAAAAACCTTATGCAGCATGGCTGGAAGAAAATATGATCAAACTCGAAGTGAAGGAAGAGCAGTTACCTGAAATAAATGATCTGACATTACGCCAGAAAATTCACGGTTACACATTTGAGGATGTACAAAAATATATTGTACCTCTTGCAAATGACGGAAAAGATCCGCTTGGTTCGATGGGGAATGATACACCATTAGCTGTTCTGTCAGATAGACCGCAATCATTATTTAATTACTTTAAGCAGCTATTTGCACAAGTGACAAACCCGCCGATTGATTCCATTCGGGAACATGTCGTGACATCGACAATGACATTGCTTGGAGCGGAAGGTGATTTATTACAGCCGAATGCGCAAAATGCACGTCGCCTCCTGCTGAAAACACCGGTATTAACGACTGCAGAATATGAGCAAATCGTAAATAATAACGAAGAACATTTTGAAGTAGCAGAAATCTCGCTGAAATTTACGGAAAATTTAGAAAGTGAACTTAACCGAATCAAAACGGAAGCGGAAGCGGCTATTTTTGGCGGCAAGACAATTATTGTACTGTCTGACTATATGGATGACGCTAAGCAGTTAACGATGCCTGTTCTTCTGGCAGCAAGTACAATCCATCAATATTTAGTGCGAATCGGTTTACGTACGAAGGCCAGCATTATCGTTAGCAGTGCGGAAGTTCGGGAAGTTCATCATTTTGTTGCACTAATCGGCTTCGGTGTTGATGCCATTCACCCGTACTTAGCATATGCAACGATTGATGAGGCAATTGAAAAGGGTCATCTATCTGTACCGTTTGAAAAAGCAGTTCAAAAATTCCGAAAGGGAGCAGCAGATGGTGTCGTTAAAGTGATGTCGAAGATGGGAATTTCAACAGTTCAATCTTATCGTGGTGCCCAAGTGTTTGAGGCAGTCGGAATTTCAAAAGAAGTGATTGACGAATACTTTACAGGTACGGCTTCGCAAATTGACGGGATCGACTTAAAAACAATCGGTGAAGAAGCGAGACGCCGCCATGAGGAAGCAATGCAATCAGTGTCAGAACAATTGCATTCAGGTTCAGATTTCCAATGGCGTGCAGATGGAGAGCATCATGCGTTCAATCCGAAAACAATCCATACACTCCAGTGGGCTACACGTAAAAATGATTTTGGTTTGTACCGGATGTATGCGGAAATGGCCAATGAAGAACGAATCGGATTTTTACGTAATTTATTCGACTTTAAAAAGAATGAACGCCGAATCCCGATGGAAGAAATCGAGTCAGTGGATTCCATCGTGAAACGTTTTAAATCAGGGGCTATGTCGTTTGGTTCGTTATCGAAAGAAGCGCACGAAACATTAGCGGTAGCGATGAACCGTCTAGGTGCACGTTCGAACTCTGGTGAGGGTGGGGAAGATCCGGCCCGTTTTACAATCGAGCCGAATGGTGACAACAAGCGCAGTGCAATTAAACAAATTGCATCAGGACGTTTTGGGGTGAAATCGCATTATTTAGTAAATGCCGATGAACTGCAAATTAAAATGGCGCAAGGAGCCAAACCGGGAGAAGGCGGCCAGCTGCCAGGCAATAAAGTATATCCATGGGTAGCGGATGTACGTGGTTCTACTCCTGGGGTAGGGTTAATTTCACCGCCGCCGCATCACGATATTTACTCAATCGAGGATATGGCACAGTTAATTCACGATTTAAAAAATGCAAACCGTCATGCAAGAATTTCTGTAAAGCTCGTAGCTAAAGCGGGTGTTGGTACAATTGCTGCAGGTGTTGCTAAAGGGGCGGCAGATGTCATCGTCATTTCAGGCTATGATGGCGGTACAGGGGCATCGCCGAAAACATCGATTAAGCATACAGGCTTACCGTGGGAGCTCGGTTTAGCGGAAGCGCACCAAACATTGATGCTCAATGGACTGCGCGACCGAGTGACACTGGAAACGGACGGCAAGCTCATGACGGGGAAAGATGTCGTAATGGCAGCACTTTTAGGAGCAGAGGAATTTGGTTTTGCGACAGCACCGTTAATCGTTTTAGGTTGTGTCATGATGCGTGCCTGTCATTTGGATACTTGTCCGGTAGGTGTAGCAACACAAAATCCGGAACTCCGTGCTAAATTTATGGGTTCAGCTGATCATGTTGTCAATTATATGCGTTTTGTTGCGGAAGAAATGCGTGAATATATGAGTATTTTAGGATTCCGTACTGTGGAAGAGATGGTCGGTCGTACAGATGTACTGCAAATTTCAGATCGCACGGCAAAACATTGGAAAGCAAGCCAGCTTGATTTAACGGCCCTGCTTCATCAAATCCAAGGAACACGCACGAAGCATCATCAGCAAAACCATAATATAGAGGGAAGCTTTGATTTACGCGAGTTATTGCCGCAAGTTTCAAAGGCAATAGAAGGAAATGAACGAATTGAATTAAACTACCCGATTAAAAATACAGACCGTGTAATGGGAACAATTGTCGGCAGTGAAATTTCCCGCAAATACGGGGAAGCAGGATTACCTGATAATACAATCAACTTAACGTTTACAGGCCATGCTGGTCAAAGCTTCGGCGCATTTATCCCTAGAGGAATGTCGATGCGCGTAGTCGGAGATGTTAATGATTACTTCGGTAAAGGTTTGTCTGGAGGAAAAGTGACAGCCATCGCACCGATTAAAGGCGAACAGGAGAAAAACGTCATCGCCGGAAATGTTTGTTTATACGGGGCAACGAGTGGTAAAGCCTTTATTAACGGGCGTGCAGGGCATCGATTCGGTGTTCGTAATTCAGGTGCTGAAATCGTTGTTGAAGGAATTGGAGATCACGGGTGTGAGTATATGACTGGCGGTAAGATCGTTATATTAGGGGATGTCGGTCAAAACTTTGGTGCCGGAATGTCTGGAGGAATCGGCTATATTCTGCCGAGTGAAGAGGAAAAGTTCAAATCACAATGCAATATGGAAATGATCCATTTTGAAAAACTGACAGACAAAGCGGAGATAGAATCTGTTCGACAATTAATTATTCAGCATTTGGAAGAAACGGATAGTTCCTACGCATTGGATGTGTTAGCGAAGTGGGAGCAGTTCGTTCCGAAGTTCGTTAAAGTTGTACCAACGGATTATAAAATAATGGTAGATAAAATAAAAAATTACACTGCAACCGGTTCTACAAAAGACGATGCAGCAATGCAGGCATTTACGGAAGTGACGACTAGTCAGAAGAAGCTTGTGAGCACAAAATAA
- a CDS encoding MetQ/NlpA family ABC transporter substrate-binding protein, protein MKKLLSSVILGASVLALAACGGEDEKLVVGASNTPHAVILEKVKPILEEQGIELEIATYTDYVLPNQDLNNGDLDANYFQHIPYFEAQKADFDYDFANAGGIHIEPIGIYSKKYSSLEELPEGATILLSNSVADHGRMLSLLEAQGLITLAEGIDKTKAEIKDIVDNPKNFEFDANTAAELLVQMYENEEGDAVLINSNFAIDNGINPLEDSIAIESSESPYVNIIAVKSGDEDSKEIKALVDALRSKEVQDFIVEEWGGSVVPVSGE, encoded by the coding sequence ATGAAGAAATTATTATCAAGCGTTATTTTAGGAGCTTCAGTACTTGCTTTAGCAGCATGTGGCGGAGAAGATGAAAAATTAGTAGTTGGTGCGTCAAATACACCACACGCAGTTATCCTTGAAAAAGTTAAGCCAATTTTAGAGGAACAGGGTATTGAGCTAGAAATTGCAACTTATACAGACTATGTTCTTCCAAACCAAGATTTAAATAACGGTGATTTAGATGCAAACTACTTCCAGCACATCCCATACTTCGAAGCTCAAAAAGCGGATTTCGATTATGACTTTGCAAATGCTGGCGGTATTCACATCGAGCCGATTGGTATTTACTCTAAAAAATATTCATCTTTAGAAGAACTTCCTGAAGGTGCAACGATTTTACTTTCTAACTCAGTGGCAGACCATGGACGTATGCTTTCATTACTTGAAGCACAAGGTTTAATTACATTAGCAGAAGGTATTGATAAAACAAAAGCAGAAATAAAAGACATCGTAGATAATCCGAAAAACTTCGAATTCGATGCAAACACAGCAGCTGAATTATTAGTGCAAATGTATGAAAATGAAGAAGGCGATGCGGTGTTAATCAACTCAAACTTCGCAATCGATAACGGTATTAACCCATTGGAAGATTCAATCGCAATCGAGTCTAGTGAATCACCATATGTAAACATTATTGCAGTAAAATCTGGTGATGAAGATTCAAAAGAAATTAAAGCATTAGTAGATGCATTACGCTCAAAAGAAGTACAAGACTTTATCGTTGAAGAGTGGGGCGGCTCTGTAGTACCTGTTTCAGGCGAATAA
- a CDS encoding thioredoxin family protein — MEQWTKQQWEQNVQQYDQTAFFLYTPMCGTCEVSEKMLEVIEKLLPDLPLGMANINYLGDLPYELKIESVPCLIVSDNGELTNKIYAFKSVPFLYEILKK; from the coding sequence ATGGAACAATGGACGAAACAGCAATGGGAACAGAACGTACAACAGTATGATCAGACAGCGTTTTTCTTATATACGCCTATGTGCGGCACTTGTGAAGTGTCGGAAAAAATGTTGGAAGTAATTGAGAAATTACTCCCAGATCTTCCGCTTGGTATGGCAAATATCAATTATTTAGGGGATTTACCATATGAATTGAAAATTGAAAGTGTACCTTGTTTAATCGTTTCAGACAACGGGGAACTAACGAATAAAATTTATGCATTTAAATCCGTACCGTTTTTGTATGAAATATTAAAAAAGTAA
- a CDS encoding LysR family transcriptional regulator, giving the protein MELRQLRYFVEVAEREHISEAAEHLHVAQSAISRQIANLEEELGTPLFERIGRNVKLTPVGKIFLEHCISALKGIDFAAKQVEEYLDPAKGTIKIGFPTSLASYVLPTVISAFKKEYPEISFHLRQGSYKYLIDAVKNRELNLALLGPLPPKDEAINTTVLFSENIHALLPATHPLAKKDSINLVDLRNDQFVLFPEGYILNKVAVDACRSVGFMPNITTEGEDMDALKGLVAAGIGVTLLPESSLYDSTPRMTVKVPIAIPNIRRTVGIIAPTARDLAPSEEVFVKFISNFYSRLTRFQ; this is encoded by the coding sequence GTGGAATTAAGACAGTTACGTTACTTTGTAGAGGTGGCAGAACGGGAGCATATTTCTGAAGCAGCGGAGCATTTACACGTTGCCCAGTCTGCAATCAGCAGGCAAATTGCCAACTTGGAAGAAGAACTCGGCACACCGCTTTTTGAACGAATTGGGCGTAACGTAAAGCTGACGCCGGTCGGGAAGATTTTTTTGGAACATTGTATTTCCGCACTCAAGGGAATTGATTTTGCTGCAAAGCAGGTAGAAGAATATTTAGACCCGGCAAAAGGGACAATTAAAATAGGTTTTCCTACAAGTTTGGCAAGCTATGTATTGCCGACCGTCATTTCGGCATTTAAAAAAGAATACCCGGAAATTTCTTTCCATTTGCGCCAAGGATCCTATAAGTATTTGATTGATGCGGTCAAAAATCGCGAGCTGAATTTAGCTTTGCTTGGACCATTACCACCAAAAGACGAAGCAATCAATACAACCGTGCTGTTTAGTGAAAACATCCATGCTTTATTGCCTGCAACACATCCACTAGCAAAAAAAGATTCGATTAACCTTGTCGATTTGCGTAATGACCAATTTGTACTTTTTCCGGAAGGCTATATTTTAAATAAAGTGGCTGTTGATGCATGCCGCTCTGTAGGCTTTATGCCGAATATCACTACCGAGGGAGAAGATATGGATGCTTTAAAAGGGCTTGTGGCAGCAGGAATCGGTGTGACACTTTTACCGGAAAGTTCACTTTACGATTCAACACCGCGCATGACTGTCAAAGTGCCGATTGCCATTCCTAATATAAGACGCACAGTCGGCATCATTGCACCAACAGCAAGAGATCTTGCTCCATCCGAAGAAGTATTCGTCAAATTTATATCCAACTTTTATTCACGATTAACACGATTCCAATAA
- a CDS encoding toprim domain-containing protein, which produces MGRCIVVEGRADKLRLIPILAEDVTIICTNGTISEVNLIDLLEEYEQDEIITMFDADKNGEKLRKLMNRAYPEATQLIIPHEYVEVEKTPTKILRDILLQAKFLVKEG; this is translated from the coding sequence ATGGGAAGATGCATTGTTGTAGAAGGACGTGCCGATAAATTGAGATTAATCCCGATATTAGCTGAGGACGTGACAATTATTTGTACAAATGGCACAATAAGTGAAGTCAATTTGATTGATTTATTGGAAGAATATGAGCAAGATGAAATTATCACTATGTTTGATGCAGATAAAAACGGTGAGAAGTTACGTAAACTGATGAACCGTGCATATCCCGAAGCGACACAGCTTATCATACCTCATGAATATGTAGAAGTAGAAAAAACACCTACTAAAATCTTAAGGGATATTTTACTACAGGCAAAATTTTTAGTAAAAGAAGGATGA
- a CDS encoding arsenate reductase family protein — protein sequence MTVKFIQYPKCTTCKKAQKWLDEQGVDYENIHIVEQTPSKEELKAIYEASGVPLKKFFNTSGMKYRELGLKDKLPTMSEDEQLELLASDGMLIKRPIVTDGKKLTLGFKESDFLETWK from the coding sequence ATGACAGTAAAATTCATCCAATATCCGAAATGTACAACTTGTAAAAAAGCGCAAAAATGGCTAGATGAGCAAGGTGTGGACTATGAAAATATTCATATTGTAGAGCAGACACCATCTAAAGAGGAACTTAAAGCAATTTACGAAGCTAGTGGAGTGCCGCTGAAGAAATTCTTTAATACATCTGGCATGAAATATCGTGAATTAGGCCTAAAAGATAAATTACCGACAATGTCCGAGGATGAGCAATTAGAGCTATTAGCATCGGATGGTATGTTAATTAAGCGACCAATCGTTACAGATGGTAAAAAATTAACTTTAGGATTTAAGGAGTCTGACTTCTTAGAAACTTGGAAATAA
- a CDS encoding methionine ABC transporter permease codes for MFNQLFPNVDWGKMLEATYETIYMTAVATVITFILGLLIGIVLFLTSDNQLWANKIVHFLTGSLVNIFRSIPFIVLIILLIPFTKFLLGTIRGANAALPALIIGAAPFYARMVLIALREIDKGVIEAARSMGAKTSTIIWKVLIPESLPALISGITVTAVALVGYTAMAGIIGAGGLGNLAFLDGFQRNRTDVTLMATVLILVVVFIIQFIGDFITARVDKR; via the coding sequence ATGTTTAATCAATTATTTCCGAACGTAGATTGGGGTAAAATGCTCGAAGCAACATATGAAACAATTTATATGACGGCTGTTGCGACAGTCATCACATTTATACTAGGACTTCTAATTGGTATTGTCTTATTTTTAACGAGCGACAATCAATTATGGGCAAATAAAATTGTACACTTTTTGACAGGGTCACTCGTGAATATTTTCCGCTCGATTCCATTTATCGTCTTAATCATTTTATTAATTCCATTTACTAAGTTTTTACTTGGAACAATCCGTGGCGCCAATGCAGCATTACCTGCGCTAATTATTGGGGCAGCACCGTTTTATGCGCGCATGGTATTAATAGCATTAAGAGAAATTGATAAAGGTGTCATTGAAGCAGCCCGCTCAATGGGAGCGAAAACTTCTACGATTATTTGGAAAGTGCTGATCCCGGAAAGCTTACCGGCATTAATTTCTGGTATTACTGTTACTGCGGTAGCTTTAGTAGGATATACAGCAATGGCCGGCATTATCGGTGCGGGTGGTTTAGGTAACCTGGCATTCCTTGATGGTTTTCAGCGTAACCGAACAGATGTGACATTAATGGCAACTGTTTTAATTTTAGTTGTAGTATTCATTATCCAATTTATTGGGGACTTCATTACAGCAAGAGTGGACAAACGATAG
- the gcvH gene encoding glycine cleavage system protein GcvH, translating into MSTPKELRYSKEHEWVKIEDGKATIGITDFAQSELGDIVFVELPEVGDEISRDQPFGSVESVKTVSELYAPLSGKVVAINEELLDNPEYVNESPYGNAWMVTVELTSEAEVDELLDADAYTALIEQ; encoded by the coding sequence ATGAGCACACCTAAAGAATTACGTTATTCAAAAGAGCATGAGTGGGTTAAAATTGAAGACGGTAAAGCGACAATCGGTATTACGGATTTCGCACAGTCTGAACTAGGCGATATCGTATTCGTAGAGTTACCTGAAGTAGGCGATGAAATTTCAAGGGATCAGCCTTTCGGTAGTGTAGAATCTGTTAAAACAGTTTCTGAACTATATGCACCACTTTCTGGTAAAGTTGTTGCAATCAACGAAGAATTACTGGACAATCCTGAATATGTAAATGAATCACCATACGGTAATGCATGGATGGTTACTGTTGAGTTAACAAGTGAAGCAGAAGTAGACGAGTTATTAGACGCAGATGCTTACACTGCATTAATCGAACAATAA